CAGTTCTGCGGAACCCTGGTAGTTCCACAGATAAGAATGGGGTCGGTACCTGGTCCGATACACACAGGGAGTAAAATGCGGAAAAAAGACTCAGTCCCATATCTAGCTGACTCCAAAGCCTGGACCACTAATGCTGCAGCGATAGCAGAGTTCTTGGTCAGCTCTACAGTGTCGTGCACCGTATGACTTTTGTAACCCTATCCTGCAGGTACCAAGATTTCCACGCGTTTGACCTTTCAGGGGCCACTCGAGTCCTTGAGTGGATCGGTGAAAAAGGTAATATACCTAGCCTGCCACTAAAGGGGATGAATCTCTGCCCCTGAGATCCATTTCAACTTCCATCTCCTGACACAAGACTGCCCACTTTTGAACAGGGAAGAAATTTATTCTTTGGGAGAATTTATAAATCCAGCCATTATCTACgatgtttctgtttttcatagtTACTGTTTTGTTTCAGGAGTCTTTGTTGCTGGTTTTGAAAGTTCGAAAAAAAATGAGATCCTTCATTTGATACTGCCGCTCAGACTCTCTGTAAAGGAGAACCAGGTAACTTAAACAGAGACGCTGACACTATGTGTCAGCTAGTACTTACTGTGCATTTCCGGAGTGCCTGTTGCCCACCAGGTACCGTCCATTCCTGAAAAGCACTGAGTCTGCCCATAAAATCCAGCAGGAAGAAGCTCCTGCGTATAGGGGTGGATACTGATGAAAGTTACATGGTTCCCAAAAGAGCAGGCTACAGATAAAGGGTAATCTTACTATATCAGAAGTGGATTtccggagctggagagatggctcgggctgagagcacctgctgctcttccagacaatcggtttgattcccagcagccacagcgCAGCTCacaattttcttatctttctttttttgtttttgtttttgtttttcgagacagggcttctctgtagctttggagcctgtcctggaactagctcttgtagaccaggctggcctcaaactcatggagatccacctgcctctgcctcccaaatgctgggactaaaggtgtgtgccaccaccacccggctagctcaCAATTTTCTATAACTCTTGTCCCAGGgcatccagcatcctcttctgacctccaagaatACCACATGTGATCGTGGTATTCAGACAGGCGTgttggcaaaacactcatacacataagataaatatttttttaaattaggtatAGGGACTTGAGAAGTAGCCCAGTGGTATAGCTTTCCCACAACACGAGCAAGGCCTCATAGCATCGTACACACCCAAAATAGATTAGGGGACCATTAGAGTATATAAGTCGGTGGAAACCATATGGATGAAGGTGTGGGATCTGAGGATTAAGAGAAGACAGCAGGTACAGAACCTTAGGGAATGTATCCTCGTGATGTAGAGAGTCTttggagctggaggaagaggataCATGAGTGGCAGCTATGTAAGTATAGTTCGTGGCTACTACCGctagccagccagggctatgcagagagagcttgcctcagaaaagacaaaagaggggctggagagatggctcagtggttaagagcattgcctgctcttccaaaggtcctgagttcaattcccggcaaccacatggtggctcacaaccatctgtaatgatgtctggtgccctcttctggcctgcagacatacacacagacagaatgttgtatacaaaataaataaataaatatttagaaaagacaaaagaggaggaaaagaaagacttaaatgtgcccgatagagtgaatacttgttaGGTGGGTGTTTGTCTTGCTTTCTAAAGGGACCCACCTGGCTCCTAGTGGGAGGGTGAGTGGTTGGTGATAGCAATCCAGCAGTCCTCACTCTCGGCTGAAACTGACTATCTTCTGTGACTCCTCTAGGAAAGCTTGGAATGTTTTTGCCTCATCGAGAGGGACAGGGGACAGGCTAGAAGAAAGTTTGGAGATaggcaggaagaaaaataagCTGGAAGCTGGACATGTAGAAACTTACAGACGTGAGCCTGCCAAGGTCCAGTtgagtaattttcttttctttttttttttttttggtttttcgagacagggtttctctgtggttttggagcctgtcctggagctagctcttgtagaccaggctggtctcgaactcacagagatccacctgcctctgcctcccaagtgctgggattaaaggcgtgcaccaccaccgcccggccagttgaGTAATTTTCATGGCCAAGTTCTTCCCTGGCGCTCATCTGAAGTGTTCATTTGAAAAACAGGTACTCAGGctgaacagatggctcagtggttaagagcactggttgtccttctaaaggacccgggttcaattcccagcacccacttgacagctcacaactgtctgtaactccagttccaggggatctgacaccttcacacagacgtacatacaggcaaaacctcaatgaacataaacaaaaaaataaatcttaaggaaaagaaagaaataaaagtaggtGATgaactgagcagtggtggtgcacacctttaatcccagcactccagaggcagaggcaggcggatctctgtgagttacagagttagttacaggacagtcagggctacacagagaaaccctgcctcaaaaaagcagaaaaaaacaaaaaacaagaagaaagaaaagaaaaattcaggtaCTGTCTGATTGCCCCCCACCCCTTTGTGTTTTAGGGTTTATTCCCGGAGAGAGATTTTAAAGTGTGCCATGGAGGATTTTCAGACAGATCTGTCTTCGACCTAAAGCACGTGCCAGATACCAGGTACGGCCAGTCTGTTTCCCAGACCTTCCATTCTTTGGGGATGACAGGAAATGCTCAGCAGTGTTCTATCTTCTTACCACCGTGCCCGTTACTCAGTCTGCAGACATAGGTGGGTGCACATCGGGCCGGGGCACACAGGTTCAACCTATGAAGAAACCAGTAGCTCAGCAGCCATTTTGAGTAGTGGAGGCACCAGGTCTCCAGGGTTGCTCCAGAACCAGATACAGAGTGGAAAGTGCTCCGAAGCTTCTCAGAGAGCTGTCAAGGCTGTGTGTTCAGGCTCCCCACGTGTGTCCTCTCCAGGTGACCGTCATGACCTGTGAAAGCCTGGGCGTGGTCTGTGGCTCTCTCTGAGGTGTGAGCCTGTCCCTAAGGCAGAGCCTGCTGGGCTGTTGAATGAGGGATCCTGAGTGGGCTGGAGGGGAAAGGCTGCCAGGGTGAAGGTGAGCGTCCCTCTGTGtggactgaggttttctgtctctctggaaCAGGTTGCTGGTGACCAGTGGCCTTCCTGGGCATTACTTGCAGGTGTGGCAGACTGGAGAGAACAATGGTGAGTGACGCTCACTTGGGGGACACTGGGGTTTTAGGAAAACGACTCACACAGCCCTGGTCCTTAAGCTGAGCCAGTAAGAAGCACTTGAGGGAGAGGACGGGACAGCACAGTTTCTGTCTGCGTTTGTACCACACAGATGCGTTAGTGTCCTCAGTGTGACAGACAGGCCAAACGCTACAGCTTCCTTGAGCTTCCACCAGGACTGGAGTTTACAACCCAGCTGCTGGCAGAGCAGCTAGAGAGCCAGGGCGTCTCAGCTGGGCAGGGCCACTACGGGCGGGCACTCAGctcgaggaggaagaggagaaggaggaggaggaggaggaggaaaatagcAAGTGAGCAAAGGTTCACTGGCAGTCTACCTGGAAGACACAGCACTTGGAGAGGAGCAGGAAGTCCCCTTGTGGAGAATAGCCATGGGGCTGCAGGTCCCTGTCCGGCAGGCACCAGAGCATGTCCCCTCTCGCTGGCCCAGCCATTCATTCCGCCCCCCAGTGAGAGGCACTCACAGCAGGAAGTGGGCCGCCCCACACTGTGGCAGAGCTTCCCACAGGCAGCACAGTGTCTGTCCCTTCTCTCAGGCCTCACTGCTGCTCCCGTGAGGGGTGCTGTTGGGCTCACCCCGTGCACCTCCTGGCCGCTTGTCTGCGTGGTCTTCCCAGTTCCTTGTGTTGCTTCCCTATGCATGTGGCGGCCTTTGGCATTGCTGCTGTTTAATGATTTTATTGAGGTGTATTTTACCTATATGAGACTCATCCATATCGAGTGTTTAGGTcagcaatttttaaagaaaatttgccAAGTTTTATAGCCATCAGTATAAATCAGTTTTAGGACATTTTTTATCACTCCCAATAAGATCTGTTATGCCATTAACTATTAATCTCACTCCTACACCCTGTCCCAGACaatcaatatattttctctgtagTAGATTTGCCTATTTTGAAGAAAGTCTTATCAGGGGAACCTTTCATGGATTCTCTTGTGCCTGGCCTCTGTCCCTTAGCGTATGCTCTTTAAGATTACCCTGTTATAGCATTCGTGAGTAATTTAGTCCTTTTTTATTGCTGATACTGTTCCCTTGGATGGTATGACacattttgtctgtctgttccAGCCCTAATGTACAGATCTTGATATGGACATATATTGCTGGATTATGTGGTAAATTTAtgaagttttgtttcattttttaagaaattaaaagttggggctggagagatggctcagtggtttagagcactgcctgctcttccaaaggtcctgagttcaattcccagcaaccacatggtggctcacaaccatctgtaatgaggtctggtgtcctcttctgacctgcagacatacacacagacagaatattgtatacataataaataaaaaaaaagaaattaaaagttgccaacctagtctacagaactagttccaggacaaccagagctacacagagaaactgtctcttgaaaaacaaaaaaagaaaagaaaagaaaagaaaagaaaagaaaagaaagaaagaaagaaagaaagaaagaaagaaagaaagaaaaagttgaatctggaaagatggctcagggttaagagctctccctgctcctgcaggggacccaggtttgggtcccagcacatTTGTTAGGTAGCTCCAGTTCACAGGGGTCAGacaccttctgacctccatgggcacctgcacacacacacagtgcacataaactcatgcaggaaCATGTACgtatagacatacacatatataaagttTCACAAATGGTTTCATGGATGCTCCCATTAGCGATGTGCAAAAGTTCCCATTTTCCATGGCCTCACCAACATTTGCCACTGTCTCTGTGCCTAGGAATTAAACCTGGCTCCTGCTAGGCACGCGCTTGTCCCTAACCCTGCCGTTTTTATAAGGCTGTGCTAATGGGTGTGGTGCTGTCTGTCACTGTAGCTCTCGTTTGCATTTCTCCACTAACGGCCCTGGACATCCCTTGTGTGGCTGTGAAGCCAACCATAGATTTAGTGAAATGGCGGCCTCTCACCAACAACCGACTTGCTGGCTTTTATTGAGGTATAAAGTTCTTTGTATGTGCCGGATACAAATTCTTCATTAGATAATTTGCTAATCATTTATCCCAgtttgatgtttttcttctctcggtgtgtgtggtggtggtgttctgctttttttttctttgaggggGGTgggaaacagggtcttactatataatcgtagctgtcctggaactcactgtgtgaccGGGGTGGTCTCAGCTCACAAGAGCCGCCACTCCTGGCTCTTTGCTCTGGGTTGGCACAGCGGTGGGGATTCTCTGGAGGGTGTACTTTCACACTGACTGGAAAGGacgcagactttttttttttttagacagagtttctctttgtagccttggctgtcctggaaattgctctgtagaccaggctggcctaaaactcacagagattcatctacctctgcctcccaagtgctgggattaaaagtgtgcaccaccactgcctgactagagGCTGGAGTCTTATTTTCTGTATGCATGTAATTACTATGATACTGGGTGGCAAGGGAGTGCAAGGCCTCAGATGCGCCAGGCAGCTGCTGTGACATTGGATTATATTCCAGCCCCTCCTGAATCTTTGAAATAGtctctccttctgcagctaaGACCCCTCCCCTGGCTCAGAGCAGCAGGTCCTGGGAGAACTGGTTTCAGGCTCCTTGGAGCCAGTGCAGGGGAATCAGGGAAGTGTGACCCAGGAGAGCCAGGCAGGTTTTGCTGAAGTGGCCTCAGCTGCAGCCTTTTGGTGCTCCCTGGAGACCAGCTGCAGCCCGAGGCTCAGCTGTTGTGTCTGCTCCTGTGTTGAGAAGCCTAGATGCCATGCCCTAGGGGGAGCCATGGCCCTGGGAGCCCAGATGTCGGTGTGCTCGCGGTGCCGGGACTGTTTGAAGGAGCACACCGTCCACGTGtacccttctccttccccacccctcacCGTTCTGACCAATGCCTGTCCTTAAAATTGGAGACACACGGGGATCTTCATCTTTATACAGCGTGGGCACGAAATAGTGGGTTCTTTTGTGTAGAATGAAAACACAAAGCACAAAACAAGAATTTCTCTTTTAAGTAGCTTGTGCAGCAAATGTCTTGTCCCAAACGGTTACAGGTACCATCAAGAGAAGCACCAaatgaatcccagcactcgggaggcaggacaggtagatctgtgagtctgaggtcagcctagcctacataatgagacctATCTCCAAaagcttaaattaaaaaaaaaataaaaaaggcatcaAGTGATGTAGAATGCAGAGACTAGAAACAGCTAGAGACTAAGCAGCCTGAGACAAAGTAAAACTacagaaatgaaaccaaacaaaattaaaatttatattccaCTCCAGCagtgggagatggagacaagagaatcaagaggttaaggccagcctaggctagtaggaccctgtttcaaaaaaagaaggaaaataaaaaataaaaaaaggtccagcaagatggttcagcaggtaaaggcgcttgctgcctgCCTGACCATCTGGCAGTCTAAGTTCAATTCCAGGACCCTCTCAGTGGAGAGAAAGGTGATGCCTGCAAGTTCTTCTCTgaccccacacatgtgcacagatagAATACTAAAGTAATTAATGTGCAAAGatgaaaaccaaactaaaattTTATTCTACCTGAGTACATCTTTTTCAAATCTGTATAAGAAGCAGGCCCTCCTGTCTTCTCATTTTCATCAGCAACACCTGCAGCCGTGAGCTCCCAGAGCATGTTCAGGAAGAAGTGGGTCTGGTTTTTGGCTGaacttgttccttttctctggagaTGTGACTGACATCAGTCAAGTGCTCTTTCCCTTCATCTTTTCTCTGCCAAACAAGTCAGAACTGCTTGCTTTCAAGGTGGCCGCAATGACTCATTGTCTCCCGTTTGCAAAAATAATTCGTAAGGCAGATCATGAAGACGTGAAAGTGCTGCTGGCAGGTTCAAGAATGTGAACAAAACCCCGAGGGCTTTTATCTCAGCACTGTCTCACCAGCCTTCAGCTCCCATCTGCCttgcccttctaaatgtcaggGGTTTCTAACTAGCCCTCACTGATTCTCTGTGCTTTggcctcttcccctttccttcagATGTCATCGAAGCCGTCCGTACCATTGATGTGCAGGACAGAGAGGAGAGTCTCTGGCCTCGGATGTCTGTCTTCTCCTCTGCAGCACCTGGAATCCTCCACGGGGCTCGGCTCAGTGGCCTGAGGACGGTGGACATAGAATCCCAGATCACATACAGCTCAGGTACTGCCACAGTGCGCCCCCTGCCGGCTCCTCCAGCCAGCTCAGCCCGGAGACATGGCTAGGGCCTCTGCCAGCCGCCAGGGGAACCTGGGGCGTGCGGTACTAACCCTGGCCTCCGGGCTCAGCACCCACCCGGTAGAGCAGACTGGCAAGATAAAGCAGAGGCGCAAACATGACTTGCTCTGTCCGGGCCTGGCGCAGCCCACCAGCCTTGCCGCATTGTCGGCCCGCCGGGCTCCagcactttttcttctttgcccTGTCTTCTAGGTACCAGTGACAGCGAGTTGTTGAGCAGCCTTCAGGTTCTAGATGCGGACACCTTTGCTTTCTGTGGCACCTCAGGCCGCCTGGGGCTAGTGGACACCCGCCAGAAGTGGGCACCGTTGGAGACTCTCAGCCCCAGCCCTGGCTCTAGTGGAGAAAGGTGGTGTGCAGACGTTAGGAACAAGGGGCAAGGCCCGGGGCCCTGCATTGCCAGCCTTGGCTCAGATGGGCAACTCCGTCTCCTTGACTCCCGGAACCTCTGTTGCCCtgtgagctcagcccagtgccccGTGTCCAAACCCAGCCCTGACCCAGAGCTGCTGCGAGTGACTTGGGCTCCAGGCCTGGACAACTGCTTGGCTATTTCAGGTACTGTTGAGAAGGGTGTGTCTGTTACACCACTGCTCATCCCAGGGCTGGTAGCTTTGGAAGGACTCTGCACCACCGTGCCTAACCTGGCTGCAGTTCAGGTTGCCTACCCTGGGCACTGCTTTGGTCTCTGGGCTGGCTCCTCAAAGGCAGGTCGCTCCCCGCCCTGGCCACCGAACTTGAACCAACCAGCAGTGGCCCTTATCAGCCTAGCAGAGGTCCAGGTGTGTTGAGAGACTTGTAGACAGTAAGACCCGGAACAGCTCAAGGCTGCACCCAAAAGAGGTGGCAGCATCTCCACGAGCTGCTGGTCTGCTTGTGTTCTTAACTGAAGCCACACTGGAGCCTGGGGGTTGTCATTGCAACGGTGTGTTCAGTAGAGCCGTCTAGAAGCCAGTGAGAAAGGACTGTTGAGGGCACAAAGGGAAGTTCAGGATCCAGAAGAAACAGTGCCAGAGAGAACGGGAAAGAGCAGCGTGGGATGGGGCAGCTGGACCTCAGTGGATGGACAAGAGGCCGAACACTAAAAACAAGGCTGTCCGCTGAGGACCCAGAGGCAGAGGGGTTGGAATTTGGAGTGCATTGAAAAGGGttgaaaggccgggcggtggtggcgcacgcctttaatcccagcacccagaggcagaggcaggcggatctctgggagttcgagaccagcctggtctacaaaagctagttccgggaccggcaccaaagctacagagaaaccctgtctcgaaaaacccaaaaaaaaaaaaagaaaaagaaaagggttgAAAGTTTCTTCTGCCTCCATGTCCTGTGGAGATGCTGTTATGAAGATTAAAGATAACACATGTTGGCATTGGGAATAACTCAGTAAAACCTGCCATGCGAGCTTGAGGTTCTAagcttgatccccagaatccatgtaaccCTGGACACTGCTGACCGTGGTGAcccgtacctttaatcccagcactggggagacagaggaggtGGGTCTCTGTGCGTTTGAAGTTAGCCTTGTCTATATAGAGTGCTcctggtcagccagggctacatagactctgtctcacagagagagggggatgggagggggTGAAGGAGGAAAAGTTGGATGTGATAGTGTGTGTAGTGCCTGCACTAGGGGACGGTGCGCGAGCCGGGAAtggggctggagatttaaacacataaagacacacagagacacggggccatgggtcatccttgaaacaagagtACCAACTTATTGTGCTctagggaagcttatatagggatccttagcTGATAGGCATGCCCCAGTTCACTCccgcaggcaaagggtctgaggcaagcaaagaaagtcaaggggccaggggtctgcgGCCCCAACAAGGGTGTTCTAgttccagcaccagggagacaggcaggcagctcTCGGGCTCATTGGCCGGCCAGCCCAGCCAAACTGGTGAGTTTCCAGGCCAGTGGAAAGACCTGTGACAAAAACAAGGTGGACTGTCTGAAAAATGATGCTTAAGGTTCGCCTCTCTGACCTACAGCCACCGATACTCTGTGGTTAGGTGACAGGTATTCACAGCTGCTCGTGGGGACATCCCCCACTGCTGCAGATGTAGCTTTCTCCGTGGGTGGCCTCCGAGTGTCTAGTGGCAGAGGAAGTTGCCCAGGAAAGAGAGGGATGTAGGGTCACTCCTCTCCTTTGTGTCCTCCAGGCTTTGATGGGACAGTGCAGATCTATGACGTCACGTCATGGGATGGAAAGCAAAGCCAAGTGGAGCCTCTCTTCACTCACAAAGGCCACATCTTCCTGGAGGGAAATGAGGTGGACGCTGCTCCTCTGGTCACCACCCACACCTGGCACCCTTGCAAACCCAGAACTTTGTTGTCAGCGGCAAGTGATGCCTCTCTGCACGTGTGGGACTGGGTGGACCTCCAGGCCTCCAGTTGACAGCAGCCGCTTCCCTCATGGGCCTCCCTCTGAGAAGAAGGGGAGTTGCTCGAGTGAGTGGCAAGGACGCTGAGTGACCACAGGCCTGTCACAGCTGTTGGCTTCAGGCAGGTTAACCTGTCCTTGTCcctttttcatctgtaaaatgaaggtGGTGGTGGCTGCCACCCAGGAAGGTCACAGGTACCCGAGAACAGTTGGTAGGGTGTGTGGCGCAGCATTGATTGGAAGAACTGTTGGCTCCAGGAGCCCCTCCTCCTAGTGTGAAGTGGCCTGCTGTGCTCCTGTCTCCTTCACCCATGGTGAGAACAGGAGAGTGTGGATGTGGGCGTGAACTCTTCACAGAAGGAAACAATGTCTAAGGGCCAATAAACATTGAAGAAAAACAGTAACAAGCAAATAGCTACtagtttattttgttatttagttGTTGGGCAGGGGATTGATCCAGGGCCTACTGTGCTATGTCCCAACCCCTTTTAAATTTTTCGAGTTTttcctgatgtgtgtgtgtacgtgtgcgtgtacatgtgagTATGGGCACTAGGAAATGCTGGCAAGGTGGGTTCATTCTGAGACCTCTTTGCTTGCATCCTGCTGTCTGTGTGCGCCATGAGCTCTGTGCACGCTGGCAGACTGGAGTGCACACACCTTTCTCCCTGTTGGATGGGGGCCTGacctagtgctgtgaagagactccatgaccaccgcaacacttacaaaggaaaacacttaactggggctggcttacagttcagagatgtagtccattatcgtcatggtgggaagcgTGGTGGCACCCAGGccgacatggtgctggagaggagctgagagttctacatctggatccacaggcaacaggaagagacacTGGACTTGGCTTAAGCTTCTGAGACCCCAAAGCCCCAccccctgtgacacacttcctctaacaaagccacacctactctcAGGTTACACCCCCAATAATGCTGCTTCCtaagagcctgtgggggccattttcattggAACTGCTACAGGTCCCATCCTTATGACCTTATTCAACTTCATTTCCTACACCCCAACTCCAAATATCACGCTGAGGGTTGCAACTTCAGTATATGAATGGGTAAAGGGCACACACCTCCTTCAGTAGCACCTAAGAAATATTTgggaataagaaaaaaagttttatttttatttgttgttttgagacctGGACTCATTGCATAAaagctcaggttgaccttgaacatgcccctccttcctcagccccagAGGCCATTCCCAGCAGATGTGGACACAGATGTGGgttctctgccctcccctcctACCTCAGCATCCGGAGTAGCTGGGATGCCGCATCGGACCAGCATGGAGTTGAACTGTGTGGCTCTTTTACAGTGACGTTGATAGAGGTTGGTTTGGGGAGCCCTGAGAACTGCAGTTTCCTGGCAGGATGTTCACCCTCGGTTTCTGAAGCTTTCTCAGTCACTCCCGCCCCCTCCCGGAGCGCATTTCCTAGCTCTCCTCTCCGCTCTGCTCAGCGGTGTCAGATTGATGGCTTGAAATTGGCCTTGGTGGGAGTATTTACATCTCAGAAACTGGCAAATGTTACAAAGCGAAGCTCTTGTTTCCCCCCAGAGATCAGGGTTACCAGCAGCCACCAGTGAGGCTATAGTGTTTCACCGAATGAAAGCAGAGCGAGTAATTTAGAAAATCGGGGAGCGGTGTGTGATCTAGAAGGTGCTTTGCTCAGATGCATCCGGCAGGGGCTGGCCAGGAAGACCAAAACCCCGGGTAATTGAACCGAATGGCGCAGGAAGCGAGGAAGGCAAACAACGGCCGTGTAGAGGCGGTAGGCCTCCCCGTAGGAGTTGCAGTCTCGTGTGTGGCCAAGCCTAGATGACGAGCAGAGGCAGCCTCGGGCTCTAGATCCACAGAGAAGATGGCCCACTACTACAGAGAGTACAGGGACAGAAGTCTAGGACGGAGTGAAAATAAAGATTCATCGAGATATACAAATTTCCCTTCAGCTGAGCCGTGTCTGGAACAGCAGCCCCCCCAACACAGGCGGCGGTGGCGGTGGGAGCATTAGCAGAAAGAGCTCGCCAGGACGCTAGGGCAGACATAATGGGGCCTGAAAGGGTGCGAGAGCCTCCCTTCCAAGTCCTGGGACGTTAGCGTTATGATACTGTCTGTAGATAACACAGGGGGCATTCCTGGCTCTCAGAGATGTCTCTCTCgttttctggtttttggtttggttttttgtttgtttttttcgtgACGAGGTTtctctagttttggagcctgtcctggaactagatctgtagaccaggctgtactcgaactcacagtgatccatctgcctctgtctcccaagtactaggattaaaggcgtgcaccaccactccccagctaaaatatttatttttattttatatgtattggtgtggatgtatgtctttgtgagggtgccagatcttggagttacaaacagttgtgagctgccatgtgggtgctgggaattgaactcaggtcctctaggcGAAGAGCCAGTTCTcccaaccgctgagccatctctccagtccctggtttggtttttttgtttgcttgtacaGCATGGGTATCCATACCTTGGCCTGCAAGAGCGTTGTCCATCAACCGGGAGTGGATGAACTAAATGTGGCAAACCCATGTAACAGGAATGAAACACTGGCATGGCTACTTAGAGGGTacactttaaccccagcactcaggatgcagagacaggcaggtctgggtgaggtgaggccagcctgttctacatagcgaGTCCCTGTCTGGCTCACGAGTATTAGTTTGTTAATACTTGAACATATCAGTGTGTGTGACTTTCCATGTGTACTTCGTCCAGGTCTCTGGATTGAGTTTGGTTGTTTGGTCCTCTCCCTCTTCGTGGTGCTGGGATCGAGCCCGCAGTCCTAGCCATGCTATGTAGGCAGGTGTTCTTCCAGTCCCAGGAAAACTGTTCTGAGTGGTAGGGATCTGGTTGGAGAACTTGGCCTCTCAGCTCAAGAACCTCCTTGTTTTGCAGATGGGAACCTGGGACGGTGCGTGTGGTCTAGTGAAGGAAGGACATAGCCAATACATGACCAGCCAG
This DNA window, taken from Chionomys nivalis chromosome 23, mChiNiv1.1, whole genome shotgun sequence, encodes the following:
- the Wdr73 gene encoding WD repeat-containing protein 73, with the protein product MELAEDWLVESLRLYQDFHAFDLSGATRVLEWIGEKGVFVAGFESSKKNEILHLILPLRLSVKENQGLFPERDFKVCHGGFSDRSVFDLKHVPDTRLLVTSGLPGHYLQVWQTGENNDVIEAVRTIDVQDREESLWPRMSVFSSAAPGILHGARLSGLRTVDIESQITYSSGTSDSELLSSLQVLDADTFAFCGTSGRLGLVDTRQKWAPLETLSPSPGSSGERWCADVRNKGQGPGPCIASLGSDGQLRLLDSRNLCCPVSSAQCPVSKPSPDPELLRVTWAPGLDNCLAISGFDGTVQIYDVTSWDGKQSQVEPLFTHKGHIFLEGNEVDAAPLVTTHTWHPCKPRTLLSAASDASLHVWDWVDLQASS